The Primulina eburnea isolate SZY01 chromosome 13, ASM2296580v1, whole genome shotgun sequence genome includes a region encoding these proteins:
- the LOC140809368 gene encoding protein JINGUBANG-like — protein MIHPKGPSIQDTILATPLLSSTSTPSNSSGRSSSDTDDSLETSFRFGLENPNFKIPSSPISVFESYKSLAVLSGHIGSVSCLALCGEFILSASQGKDIIVWQQPDLRKFAKFGQGDGSVKALITAGNRVFTAHQDSRIRVWKVSRSSENVIKLVDTLPTTKDYLGKFMSQGNYVQTRRHHKRLWIEHADSISCLAFSNGLLYSGSWDKTLKVWRTSDFKCLESIKAHDDAINGLCSSKGVVYSASADGKIKAWGIEGKNKMHCLKGILEGHKDISLNSVVVSDDSKVVFGGGSDGYIMGWIGNQDMDSWRMICEVKAHKMAVLCMCLMGDYLCSGSADRTISIWKREMNGMLSRHMVIQGHEGPIKCLQASPTRVGCGFMLYSGSLDRSVRVWWIPSASSSLQITEKKMCISLNRRC, from the coding sequence ATGATCCACCCGAAGGGTCCTTCGATTCAAGATACGATTTTGGCGACTCCGTTGTTGTCTTCTACCTCAACACCGAGCAACAGCAGCGGGAGAAGCAGTAGTGATACAGATGATAGCCTCGAGACATCATTTCGATTCGGATTGGAGAATCCCAATTTCAAGATTCCAAGCTCACCCATTTCAGTCTTTGAATCCTACAAATCTTTGGCAGTTCTTTCTGGGCATATTGGATCGGTTTCTTGCTTAGCCTTGTGTGGAGAATTCATTCTCAGTGCTTCACAGGGAAAAGATATCATTGTTTGGCAACAGCCTGATTTGAGAAAGTTTGCTAAATTCGGGCAAGGCGACGGCTCGGTCAAGGCTCTGATCACCGCAGGAAATCGGGTTTTTACAGCACATCAGGATAGTAGAATCAGAGTATGGAAAGTTTCAAGAAGCTCCGAAAATGTGATTAAACTAGTTGACACTCTTCCAACTACTAAAGACTATTTAGGCAAGTTTATGAGTCAAGGTAATTATGTCCAAACTAGGCGGCATCACAAGCGTTTGTGGATCGAACACGCAGATAGCATTTCTTGTTTAGCCTTCTCAAACGGGCTATTATACTCCGGTTCTTGGGACAAGACTCTTAAAGTTTGGAGGACATCAGATTTCAAGTGTTTGGAATCCATCAAAGCTCATGATGACGCAATAAACGGGCTTTGTTCAAGCAAAGGGGTAGTGTATTCCGCCTCTGCGGATGGGAAGATCAAGGCTTGGGGGATAGAAGGGAAGAACAAAATGCATTGTCTCAAAGGAATCTTGGAGGGCCACAAGGACATTTCATTGAATTCTGTGGTGGTTTCAGATGATTCGAAGGTCGTTTTCGGAGGGGGTTCGGATGGATACATAATGGGATGGATTGGGAATCAAGATATGGATAGCTGGAGGATGATTTGCGAGGTGAAAGCTCATAAAATGGCAGTTCTGTGTATGTGTTTGATGGGAGATTACTTATGCAGTGGTTCAGCTGATAGGACTATTAGTATATGGAAGAGAGAAATGAATGGGATGCTAAGTAGACACATGGTGATCCAAGGACATGAAGGACCAATTAAATGCTTGCAAGCATCACCAACAAGAGTAGGATGTGGATTCATGCTATATAGTGGAAGCCTTGATAGAAGTGTTAGAGTTTGGTGGATTCCTAGTGCTTCATCTTCGCTTCAAATCACCGAGAAAAAAATGTGCATATCTTTAAATCGAAGGTGCTAA